A part of Streptomyces sp. NBC_01451 genomic DNA contains:
- a CDS encoding helix-turn-helix domain-containing protein encodes MTATADSERFAAFLRSLKERSGLSYEALAQRTGGSRSSLHRYCSGSYVPQDYGPVHRFAVVCGAAPDELRHLYRIWAVADMGRMPVGDGEAESARNTVASEPEAGPEAVPGPGTGTGTGAETGTGTATGAGTEADPEAGPPLEAHPAPAPRPRTEAATAGPAEPSAPSPLPVPAEVSAVDGAAVPAAAEAAGHVPAGGVWRRRALPVLGVCFLLLVAGGTWLTLTTRQQASADSTDDGRMLFSAACAEPVAMGQHDACVQEVQRLLSEAGADIDVDSSFGPQTLRRVTAFQVLRGLDANGVVGTETKKALYDPKVRVRSWSPEKVRQRVRQVFTEEPEHAVAIADCQSFLDPLHILPNTNGTRNWGVFQISDARLSKLGGTPREALDPEWNIQAAHRLWKRAGNFDDWPYCERAYNSSPSPSPDASPSPTRS; translated from the coding sequence GTGACAGCCACCGCTGATTCGGAGAGATTCGCGGCCTTTCTGCGGTCGTTGAAGGAGCGGTCGGGCCTCAGCTACGAGGCCCTCGCTCAGCGCACCGGCGGCAGCAGGTCCAGCCTCCACCGCTACTGCTCGGGTTCGTACGTCCCGCAGGACTACGGCCCCGTACACCGGTTCGCCGTGGTCTGCGGAGCCGCCCCTGACGAACTCCGGCATCTCTACCGGATATGGGCCGTCGCCGACATGGGCCGGATGCCCGTCGGCGACGGCGAGGCCGAGAGCGCCCGGAACACGGTGGCGTCGGAGCCGGAAGCGGGCCCGGAGGCAGTTCCGGGACCGGGTACGGGTACGGGTACCGGAGCGGAGACGGGTACAGGCACGGCGACAGGGGCGGGAACGGAAGCCGATCCGGAAGCCGGGCCCCCACTCGAAGCTCATCCCGCCCCTGCCCCGCGACCGCGCACCGAGGCAGCCACGGCCGGCCCGGCGGAACCCTCGGCGCCCAGCCCTTTACCTGTCCCCGCCGAGGTGTCGGCGGTGGACGGGGCTGCGGTGCCCGCGGCAGCGGAAGCGGCGGGGCACGTGCCGGCTGGCGGTGTGTGGCGTCGACGGGCACTCCCGGTCCTCGGAGTGTGCTTCCTGCTCCTGGTGGCAGGCGGAACATGGCTGACTCTGACGACGCGACAACAGGCGTCCGCCGACAGCACGGACGACGGGCGGATGCTGTTCTCCGCCGCCTGCGCGGAGCCGGTCGCCATGGGACAGCACGACGCCTGCGTCCAGGAGGTGCAACGACTGCTCTCCGAGGCGGGTGCGGACATCGACGTGGACAGTTCCTTCGGGCCGCAGACCCTGCGCCGGGTCACCGCGTTCCAGGTGCTGCGCGGCCTCGACGCCAACGGAGTGGTCGGGACGGAGACCAAGAAGGCGCTCTACGACCCGAAAGTACGGGTACGGAGCTGGTCCCCGGAGAAGGTGAGGCAACGCGTGCGCCAGGTGTTCACCGAGGAGCCCGAGCACGCGGTCGCGATCGCCGACTGCCAGTCCTTCCTCGACCCGCTCCATATCCTGCCGAACACCAACGGCACCAGGAACTGGGGCGTCTTCCAGATCTCCGACGCCCGCCTGAGCAAACTCGGGGGAACTCCACGCGAGGCACTGGACCCCGAGTGGAACATCCAGGCGGCCCACCGACTGTGGAAACGGGCGGGGAACTTCGACGACTGGCCCTACTGCGAGCGCGCGTACAACAGCTCACCCTCACCCTCACCCGACGCGAGCCCGTCACCGACCAGGTCCTGA
- a CDS encoding GDSL-type esterase/lipase family protein, which yields MRSRHHHPLLAAFLAALFTFAAGFGLVGAPSAAAATPVRIMPLGDSITGSPGCWRSLLWNQLQNAGYTDIDFVGTLNAQSCALTHDADNEGHGGFQATATADQNLLPGWLAATRPDIVVMHFGTNDVWSSITPDTILTAYTKLIGQMRASNPAMKVLVAQLIPINPSSCAECAARTVAFNQRIPAWAQGITTAQSPVTVVDQWTGFDTATDTYDGVHPNASGDAKMAARWYPALSALLTPGDPGDPGDPGSGGCSAAFRAVSVWQGGYQGEVTVTNTSSTAAISSWTVTLALSAGTQLTQVWNGALSGTTVRNAGWNGTVTAGASTTFGFLASTPAGAGAPSATTTCSAS from the coding sequence GTGCGCAGCAGACACCACCACCCCCTCCTCGCCGCTTTCCTTGCCGCCCTGTTCACCTTTGCCGCCGGGTTCGGCCTGGTCGGCGCCCCGTCCGCCGCCGCCGCGACTCCGGTACGGATCATGCCGCTCGGCGACTCCATCACGGGCTCCCCGGGCTGCTGGCGCTCCCTCCTCTGGAACCAACTCCAGAACGCCGGTTACACCGACATCGACTTCGTCGGCACCCTGAACGCCCAGAGCTGTGCCCTCACACACGATGCCGACAACGAAGGGCACGGCGGCTTCCAGGCCACCGCCACCGCAGACCAGAACCTGCTGCCCGGCTGGCTGGCGGCGACTCGGCCGGACATCGTTGTCATGCACTTCGGCACCAACGACGTCTGGAGCAGCATCACGCCGGACACCATCCTCACCGCGTACACCAAACTGATCGGCCAGATGCGGGCCAGCAACCCGGCGATGAAGGTGCTGGTAGCCCAGCTCATCCCGATCAACCCGAGCAGTTGCGCCGAGTGCGCCGCTCGTACGGTGGCCTTCAACCAGCGCATTCCGGCCTGGGCACAGGGCATCACCACCGCGCAGTCACCGGTCACCGTCGTCGACCAGTGGACGGGCTTCGACACGGCCACCGACACTTACGACGGCGTCCACCCCAACGCCTCCGGCGACGCCAAGATGGCGGCCCGCTGGTACCCGGCGCTGTCGGCCCTGCTCACCCCGGGCGACCCGGGCGACCCCGGGGACCCCGGGAGCGGTGGCTGCTCGGCGGCCTTCCGGGCGGTGTCAGTGTGGCAGGGCGGCTACCAGGGTGAGGTGACGGTCACCAACACCTCGTCCACGGCGGCGATCTCTTCCTGGACGGTGACCCTCGCGCTGTCGGCGGGCACCCAGCTGACCCAAGTCTGGAACGGCGCGCTGTCCGGGACGACGGTCCGCAACGCCGGGTGGAACGGCACGGTGACGGCGGGGGCGAGCACCACCTTCGGCTTCCTGGCGAGTACGCCGGCCGGGGCAGGCGCGCCGTCGGCGACGACCACCTGTTCGGCGTCCTAG
- a CDS encoding tetratricopeptide repeat protein, translating to MHRKLRREVRDVEKLIEESGRQAAAGPAQLADHAAVLVRAGDVYRSADRLQEASACLTEALDAYRRLDDLPGEMRALTGMSLVLRVQDRFAEAADCYRRSLAIAEGLGWEETRDALQWRIAAMEAADRAGIDVPDDLVKAALHGEPGEDWVYEIDGARVKGDHAPPEAIIRAWQVGPDRLLTGVVIPNANYRARKKR from the coding sequence ATGCACAGAAAGTTGCGCAGGGAAGTCAGAGACGTCGAGAAACTGATCGAGGAAAGCGGGCGGCAAGCTGCGGCAGGTCCGGCGCAACTCGCCGACCATGCCGCCGTCCTCGTGCGCGCCGGGGACGTCTACCGGTCGGCGGACCGGCTGCAGGAGGCGTCCGCCTGCCTGACCGAGGCCCTTGACGCCTACCGGCGGCTCGACGACCTGCCCGGCGAGATGCGCGCCCTGACCGGCATGTCGCTCGTCCTGCGCGTCCAGGACCGGTTCGCCGAGGCCGCGGACTGCTACCGGCGATCGCTCGCGATAGCGGAAGGCCTGGGCTGGGAAGAAACGCGGGACGCGCTCCAGTGGCGGATCGCCGCGATGGAGGCGGCCGACCGGGCGGGCATCGACGTGCCTGACGATTTGGTCAAGGCCGCCCTGCACGGCGAGCCTGGCGAGGACTGGGTCTACGAGATCGACGGGGCGCGGGTCAAAGGCGACCACGCACCTCCGGAGGCCATCATCAGGGCCTGGCAGGTCGGCCCCGACCGTCTGCTCACCGGTGTGGTCATCCCCAACGCCAACTACCGAGCGAGGAAGAAGCGGTAG
- a CDS encoding PadR family transcriptional regulator has translation MEPGDSTKQARAAAQLRKGVLEYCVLALMRDRPRYGVELLHALEESGALATSQGTVYPLLSRLRRDDLVTTTWQESASGPPRRYYALTDSGRAALDEFTRVWPGFRNAVDAFLTTPHPSSGDLA, from the coding sequence ATGGAACCAGGTGATTCGACCAAGCAGGCCCGGGCAGCCGCCCAACTGCGCAAGGGTGTCCTGGAGTACTGCGTACTCGCCCTGATGCGGGACCGCCCCCGCTACGGCGTGGAACTCCTTCACGCCCTGGAGGAGTCCGGGGCCCTGGCGACCAGCCAGGGCACGGTATACCCGCTGCTCTCCCGGCTCCGCCGCGACGACCTGGTCACCACCACCTGGCAGGAGTCCGCCTCCGGACCACCCCGTCGCTACTACGCCCTCACCGACAGCGGCCGGGCCGCACTCGACGAGTTCACCCGTGTCTGGCCCGGCTTCCGCAACGCCGTCGACGCGTTCCTGACCACCCCGCACCCCTCATCCGGAGACCTCGCATGA
- a CDS encoding alpha/beta fold hydrolase: MTSELILAETGPTTGRPVLVLHGGGGPATVTPIAEHFSTTAHTLLPTHPGWNSTVRPDHFTTVADLAAAYLRLLRDRHLSDVLVIGSSLGGWIAAELATADTEGLISGIILMNSVGIEVDGEPLRDFFALDARGVAEYAFHDAERFYADPATLPAERLAVVQTNMAALRVFSGGPAMKDVTLRPRLAAVTVPTLVLWGESDRIATPAYGKEYAASFANARFEVVAEAGHLPHLEQPARTFALLDAFAAETGHR; this comes from the coding sequence ATGACTTCAGAACTGATCCTCGCCGAAACCGGCCCCACCACCGGCCGCCCCGTCCTCGTCCTGCACGGCGGCGGCGGTCCCGCCACCGTCACCCCGATCGCCGAGCACTTCAGCACGACGGCTCACACCCTGCTGCCCACCCACCCGGGCTGGAACAGCACCGTCAGGCCCGACCACTTCACCACCGTGGCCGACCTCGCCGCCGCCTACCTGCGCCTTCTGCGCGACCGTCACCTGTCCGACGTCCTGGTCATCGGCTCCTCGCTCGGCGGCTGGATCGCCGCCGAACTGGCCACGGCCGACACCGAGGGCCTGATCAGCGGAATCATCCTGATGAACTCGGTCGGCATCGAGGTCGACGGCGAACCACTCCGGGACTTCTTCGCGCTCGACGCGCGGGGTGTCGCCGAGTACGCCTTCCACGACGCCGAGCGGTTCTACGCCGACCCCGCGACTCTCCCGGCCGAGCGGCTCGCCGTCGTGCAGACCAACATGGCAGCCCTGCGCGTCTTCTCCGGTGGCCCCGCCATGAAGGACGTCACCCTGCGCCCCCGCCTCGCGGCCGTCACCGTCCCCACCCTCGTCCTGTGGGGAGAGAGCGACCGCATCGCGACCCCGGCCTACGGCAAGGAGTACGCGGCGTCGTTCGCGAACGCCCGCTTCGAAGTCGTGGCGGAAGCAGGCCACTTGCCCCACCTCGAACAGCCGGCACGCACCTTCGCCCTTCTCGACGCCTTCGCCGCCGAGACCGGCCACCGGTGA
- a CDS encoding MarR family winged helix-turn-helix transcriptional regulator: protein MPVELQILGRAVKAAQYRQHRALDSRLASIGSTLAQWDALRAIGRTPGASARELAGATFQSEQAFGTLAGRLVAQGLVDRRPGHGRRFEHHLTPEGERVLKAGHEVANPVLAECFEALAETEREALLGLLRKIEGRSEGGSGL from the coding sequence ATGCCAGTTGAACTGCAGATCCTCGGCAGGGCCGTGAAGGCCGCCCAGTACCGCCAGCACCGCGCGCTCGACAGCCGCCTCGCGTCGATCGGCAGCACGCTCGCGCAGTGGGACGCGCTCCGCGCGATCGGGCGCACGCCAGGCGCCAGCGCGCGGGAGCTCGCAGGCGCGACATTCCAGAGCGAGCAGGCGTTCGGCACGCTCGCCGGCCGACTGGTGGCGCAGGGGCTGGTGGACCGGCGCCCCGGGCACGGCCGACGGTTCGAACATCACCTCACTCCCGAAGGGGAGCGGGTGCTGAAGGCGGGCCATGAGGTGGCGAACCCGGTGCTCGCGGAGTGCTTCGAGGCTCTGGCGGAGACGGAGCGGGAGGCGCTGCTGGGACTGCTGCGGAAGATCGAGGGACGGTCCGAAGGCGGAAGCGGCCTCTAG
- a CDS encoding peptidoglycan-binding domain-containing protein encodes MSLRMRFKLAACTVGAVAAATLALGTTPAAASGTYSGLAYIAGAGTYTDDWGNEGILSTSTNTNSNATCLWQKILWADGFLSSTSDIDGQFGSGTKAATEDLQDYFNLDVDGSVGQETFGHMDQWLYFVSGSTADGYTANLRYDGIAHDFTLSRNADGYYTFPDGDGSTRLAGYNYRTCS; translated from the coding sequence ATGAGCTTGCGCATGCGCTTCAAGCTGGCTGCCTGCACCGTCGGCGCCGTGGCCGCGGCGACCCTCGCACTGGGTACCACGCCGGCCGCCGCGAGCGGGACGTACAGCGGGCTCGCCTACATCGCCGGTGCCGGCACCTACACGGACGACTGGGGCAACGAGGGCATCCTGTCGACCAGCACCAACACCAACTCCAATGCCACCTGCCTGTGGCAGAAGATCCTGTGGGCGGACGGCTTCCTGAGCTCCACCTCGGACATCGACGGGCAGTTCGGTTCGGGAACCAAGGCGGCCACCGAGGACCTGCAGGACTACTTCAACCTGGATGTCGACGGGTCGGTCGGCCAGGAGACCTTCGGCCACATGGACCAGTGGCTGTACTTCGTGTCCGGCAGCACCGCCGACGGCTACACCGCGAACCTGCGGTACGACGGGATCGCGCACGACTTCACCCTCAGCCGCAACGCTGACGGCTACTACACCTTCCCCGACGGCGACGGCAGCACCCGGCTCGCCGGCTACAACTACCGGACCTGCAGCTGA
- a CDS encoding AMIN-like domain-containing (lipo)protein, translating into MRGIRAAMAALALAGAMLGTAASTAGAASAEGSRAAAACPTGWGSGAKGGAATGADHLVDVRTGQHECYDRIVFDVPGGGQVDYNVQYVDRFYADPSGQYIPVAGGAILDIRVGAWSFDLEAGVPTYPGKVGKPLPGVNISGYSTLRDTRFGGTFEGQTQVALGVRARLPFRVLQLDDRVVVDVAHSWTS; encoded by the coding sequence ATGCGAGGTATCAGAGCGGCAATGGCGGCGCTCGCGCTCGCGGGAGCCATGCTCGGGACGGCGGCGAGCACTGCGGGCGCGGCCTCGGCGGAGGGCTCACGTGCGGCGGCGGCCTGCCCGACGGGCTGGGGCAGCGGTGCCAAGGGTGGCGCCGCCACGGGAGCCGATCACCTGGTGGACGTCCGGACCGGACAGCACGAGTGCTACGACCGCATCGTGTTCGACGTACCGGGCGGCGGCCAAGTCGACTACAACGTCCAGTACGTGGACCGGTTCTACGCGGACCCCTCGGGCCAGTACATACCGGTCGCAGGCGGAGCGATCCTCGACATCCGCGTCGGCGCGTGGAGCTTCGACCTGGAGGCCGGCGTACCGACCTACCCGGGCAAGGTGGGCAAGCCCCTGCCCGGCGTGAACATCAGCGGGTACAGCACCCTCCGGGACACGCGGTTCGGCGGCACCTTCGAGGGCCAGACACAGGTCGCTCTCGGTGTGCGTGCCCGACTGCCGTTCCGCGTGCTCCAGTTGGACGACCGGGTCGTGGTCGACGTGGCCCACAGCTGGACGAGCTAG
- a CDS encoding HAAS signaling domain-containing protein: MKTPAAPVRDYLSAVEREASALPADRRQELLADLAEHIEVTRAERPDAAIGEVLAELGDPRTIAATAIAEVGNGAEWAPALNAAGPPARHGKVHPLVPLLMVTLSMPFMMVFPDHPGQLFGVLFRITGAVLLCTSVHWTAVQKTTGVLLAAVLPSVIIATWNLSSGGPEAGTPALLANLAMFALMSGTAAWLWRVRRA; encoded by the coding sequence ATGAAGACCCCCGCCGCCCCCGTACGCGACTACCTCTCCGCCGTCGAACGCGAGGCCTCCGCGCTCCCCGCCGACCGCCGCCAGGAACTCCTCGCCGACCTTGCCGAACACATCGAGGTGACGCGTGCGGAACGCCCCGACGCCGCGATCGGCGAGGTCCTGGCAGAGCTGGGGGACCCCCGCACGATCGCGGCGACGGCGATTGCGGAGGTGGGGAACGGGGCTGAATGGGCCCCGGCGCTGAACGCTGCCGGTCCACCTGCCCGGCACGGCAAGGTGCACCCCCTGGTCCCGCTCCTGATGGTCACCCTCTCCATGCCCTTCATGATGGTCTTCCCCGACCACCCCGGGCAGTTGTTCGGCGTCCTCTTCCGCATCACCGGCGCGGTACTCCTCTGCACCTCGGTGCATTGGACCGCCGTCCAGAAGACCACCGGTGTACTGCTTGCCGCCGTCCTGCCGAGCGTCATCATCGCGACCTGGAACCTGTCCAGCGGCGGCCCTGAGGCCGGGACCCCGGCCCTCCTGGCCAACCTGGCCATGTTCGCCCTGATGAGCGGCACGGCGGCATGGCTCTGGCGGGTCCGCCGCGCCTGA
- a CDS encoding CHAT domain-containing protein, which translates to MARQRALSAGPVADPAEVMRLAEALVTRYELAGRSADLDDAVAAGRRAQQGFPAGHPHWAEVTGRLRQWLLGRHRLSATPEDLDEAIALTRLLITAHPAAAELANLLDELSGLLVARYDRTRAVTDLDEALKASRQAVNKTAVQDPDWATRMANLAMALRLHFLRTDEDADLDLAVHTAEMSVEHLAAGHSAYAHVRSNLGILLQARFERSGDPGDLDRAVRLFRQGIEHNPGDPLARAILLSNLASALHDRFLRAGNDADLDEAIILVRRAVDLTPPHDPAKGRHLANLNNVLRSRHDRDGDGADLAEALDVLRAVASSTTVAPKLRLTMALAWAGAAEHLGDADTALAALHTAVDLLPVIVWHGLDRASRESALDDVRGVACVAAAVAVNLGRPEHAVEMLEQGTSVLWGQSLRLRSDLSELAVTEPELVDRLHTARQGLDGGTVDEGERTRLSRLWDATLREVRGLPGWTDFLAPLPADRLYPAADEGPVVWLNIAESRCDALVVSDGRVTVVPLSGLSQESVLERCNTYLESLSYAAQFRGPEDFLVRERFREELVDMLAWLWDTVTEPVLDALGFTGTPGEPLPRLWWCPTGPLTFLPVHAAGHYGSGEDPARSVPGRVVPSYASGLGALLRARQDRDRAPARVLAVGVAEGDGRQPTLPEVRQEVAGLAAVVPPERLTIRTGPQATRTEVLRALAEHSWLHLAGHTQPDPERPLYTGIVLSDGPLTVLDLADQHLEGAQLAYLSACMTTLGSGRLADEALHLSAVLQLVGYRHVVATQWHIEDRRAAQTAEAVYSRLSRGGELDADSAARALHDALDEVRERTHPVDWAAYVHRGP; encoded by the coding sequence GTGGCGCGGCAGCGAGCACTGAGCGCGGGCCCGGTCGCCGACCCCGCCGAGGTGATGCGCCTCGCTGAGGCTCTGGTCACGCGGTACGAACTCGCCGGGCGGTCCGCGGACCTGGACGACGCCGTAGCCGCCGGCCGACGGGCCCAACAGGGCTTCCCCGCCGGCCATCCGCACTGGGCCGAAGTCACCGGCAGACTGCGGCAGTGGCTGTTGGGCCGCCACCGGCTGAGCGCCACGCCCGAGGACCTGGACGAGGCGATCGCACTCACCCGTCTGCTGATCACCGCGCATCCGGCTGCCGCGGAACTGGCGAACCTGCTCGACGAATTGAGCGGATTACTGGTCGCGAGGTACGACCGGACACGTGCGGTCACCGATCTGGACGAGGCACTGAAGGCGAGCAGGCAGGCGGTCAACAAGACCGCCGTCCAGGATCCGGACTGGGCGACCCGGATGGCGAATCTCGCCATGGCCCTGCGTCTGCACTTCCTCCGGACCGACGAGGACGCCGACCTCGACCTGGCCGTCCACACCGCCGAAATGTCCGTCGAACACCTGGCCGCCGGCCACTCCGCATACGCACACGTCCGGTCGAACCTCGGCATCCTCCTGCAGGCACGTTTCGAACGATCCGGCGACCCGGGCGATCTCGACAGAGCCGTCCGGCTCTTCCGGCAGGGCATCGAGCACAACCCGGGTGATCCGTTGGCCCGGGCGATCCTGCTGTCCAACCTGGCGTCCGCCCTGCACGACCGTTTCCTGCGTGCCGGGAACGACGCGGATCTGGACGAGGCGATCATCCTGGTGCGCCGTGCGGTCGACCTCACCCCGCCGCACGACCCGGCGAAGGGACGGCATCTGGCCAACCTCAACAACGTCCTGCGGAGCAGGCACGACCGTGACGGCGACGGCGCCGACCTGGCCGAGGCATTGGACGTGCTCCGCGCCGTCGCGTCCTCGACGACCGTGGCGCCGAAGCTGCGGCTGACGATGGCGCTCGCCTGGGCGGGTGCTGCCGAACACCTGGGTGATGCCGACACGGCCCTGGCCGCGTTGCACACGGCGGTGGACCTGCTCCCGGTCATCGTCTGGCACGGCCTGGACCGGGCCAGCCGGGAATCGGCGCTGGACGACGTACGCGGCGTGGCGTGCGTGGCGGCGGCCGTCGCCGTGAACCTGGGCAGGCCGGAGCACGCGGTCGAGATGCTCGAACAGGGCACTTCGGTGCTCTGGGGCCAGAGTCTGCGTCTGCGGTCCGACCTGTCCGAACTGGCCGTTACCGAGCCGGAGTTGGTGGACCGGCTGCACACGGCGCGCCAGGGACTCGACGGCGGCACCGTGGACGAGGGGGAGCGGACGCGGCTCAGCAGGCTCTGGGACGCCACACTGCGGGAGGTGCGCGGACTCCCGGGATGGACGGACTTCCTGGCCCCCCTTCCCGCCGACCGGCTGTACCCGGCCGCGGACGAGGGACCCGTCGTGTGGCTCAACATCGCCGAGAGCCGCTGCGACGCGCTGGTGGTGTCGGACGGGCGGGTGACCGTGGTGCCCCTGTCCGGGCTGAGCCAGGAGTCCGTACTGGAGAGGTGCAACACCTACCTGGAGTCCTTGTCCTACGCCGCCCAGTTCAGGGGCCCCGAGGACTTCCTCGTGCGCGAGCGCTTCCGCGAGGAACTCGTGGACATGCTGGCCTGGCTGTGGGACACGGTCACCGAGCCCGTGCTCGACGCACTGGGGTTCACCGGCACGCCGGGGGAACCGCTGCCACGCCTGTGGTGGTGCCCGACGGGACCACTGACGTTCCTGCCGGTGCACGCGGCCGGCCACTACGGCTCCGGCGAGGATCCGGCCAGGTCCGTGCCCGGACGAGTCGTGCCCTCCTACGCCTCCGGTCTCGGCGCGCTGCTGCGGGCCCGCCAGGACCGCGACAGGGCACCCGCCCGCGTGCTGGCCGTCGGAGTGGCCGAAGGAGACGGGCGCCAGCCCACGCTGCCCGAGGTGCGCCAGGAGGTCGCGGGGCTCGCCGCCGTGGTTCCGCCCGAGCGGCTGACCATCCGGACCGGTCCACAGGCAACCCGCACCGAGGTGCTGCGGGCGCTGGCCGAGCACTCGTGGCTGCATCTGGCCGGGCACACGCAGCCTGACCCCGAGCGGCCCCTGTACACCGGGATCGTCCTGTCGGACGGGCCGCTGACCGTCCTCGACCTCGCCGACCAGCACCTGGAGGGGGCGCAGTTGGCGTACCTGTCAGCCTGCATGACGACGTTGGGCAGCGGCCGGCTCGCAGACGAGGCACTCCACCTGTCGGCGGTCCTGCAACTCGTCGGCTACCGCCACGTGGTCGCGACCCAGTGGCACATCGAGGACCGGCGCGCCGCACAGACTGCCGAGGCGGTCTACTCCCGGCTGTCCCGCGGCGGCGAACTGGACGCCGACAGTGCGGCGCGCGCATTGCACGACGCGCTCGACGAAGTGCGGGAACGGACCCACCCGGTGGACTGGGCGGCGTATGTGCACCGAGGACCCTGA
- a CDS encoding helix-turn-helix transcriptional regulator: MAAAGLSVNWWASIAWCVLGYAALTAGDPGRAREAVLRAGGPGLRRMQPSMRPLFLEVLVTAAVTMGDLDAAKGWAGRAHEEAERLDLPVQRASAMRSAAQIHLGLGDDRAAADLFMAAADESARSGGVFWEAFSLLFGASLLAADPGGSRQGHTAWHRGRRLAVAGGCGMLTGPAEAVGPAVAAADGPEHRLAELTAREREIADLVADGLTSPAIAERLCLSRRTVETHISRVYRKTGVSSRAARADLMAGRTPRPSLSGRATHTLSPRLPGVMYVSHRSQGARPCE, from the coding sequence GTGGCCGCGGCGGGTCTGAGCGTCAACTGGTGGGCGTCCATCGCTTGGTGTGTGCTCGGCTACGCGGCGCTCACCGCCGGTGACCCGGGTCGTGCCCGGGAGGCGGTGCTGCGTGCCGGCGGCCCCGGTCTGCGGAGGATGCAGCCCTCCATGCGTCCGCTGTTCCTGGAGGTCCTGGTGACCGCCGCCGTCACCATGGGTGACCTGGACGCGGCGAAGGGCTGGGCCGGCCGGGCCCACGAGGAGGCCGAGCGGCTCGATCTGCCCGTGCAGCGTGCCTCGGCCATGCGCAGCGCGGCGCAGATACATCTCGGTCTCGGTGACGACAGGGCGGCGGCGGACCTGTTCATGGCGGCGGCCGACGAGAGCGCCCGCAGCGGAGGGGTGTTCTGGGAGGCGTTCTCCCTGCTCTTCGGCGCCTCCCTGCTGGCGGCGGACCCGGGCGGTTCACGGCAGGGGCACACTGCCTGGCACCGGGGGCGGCGGCTCGCCGTGGCCGGGGGCTGCGGCATGCTGACCGGTCCTGCCGAGGCGGTCGGCCCGGCGGTGGCCGCCGCCGACGGGCCCGAGCACCGCCTCGCCGAACTGACCGCCCGCGAAAGGGAGATCGCCGACCTCGTCGCAGACGGTCTCACCAGCCCGGCGATCGCCGAACGACTCTGTCTGAGCCGCCGCACGGTCGAGACCCACATCTCCCGGGTCTACCGCAAGACGGGAGTCTCGTCGCGGGCAGCTCGGGCGGACCTGATGGCGGGGCGCACGCCGAGGCCTTCCCTGAGCGGACGAGCCACGCACACCTTGAGCCCGCGGCTACCGGGAGTCATGTATGTCAGCCACAGGTCGCAAGGCGCGAGACCGTGTGAGTGA